The nucleotide sequence AGCTTGATTTCTCTCAAGGCAGGACAGGTAGTACCAGTCCTGACAGACTCCCTGGCAGAGAATCATTGTGTCCTCCTTGGGTTTCTTGCACAGATTACCCATTCAACACAATGACCAAGATGAAGTATAATACTGTCGTACTGCTGAATGCAATTGCAGACCATGATCCTTTAGGCACATTTCTTGAGACAGGAGTTCATGACTTTCTGGTTTATTTGTTCCTTTCttctctgctgctgtctctgagttgcacttggttgtggaagtaatgcattcttgctgagcagttccgtagcaatccactgccgtacagggaccatgtctactgggaaggggattggagagccactgcacaaCACATGTGCAGACAGACATACAAACACCCCACAGCTGGAAGAGTCCTTTTGAACTGGTATGTCAAGAGGTGCATGAAGGATCCACTCTGACCAATTCATTGCTGAAGCTGACTGCATCTCTATAAATGTTTGCAGCATGTTGCTGTACTCGGTGGAGATGCCACATTTGGACTcaagatacagaataattttcCACTTGAAGAACACAATCATGAGTACCCAATGAGAACTGTGTACATTGGTGGGGAGGAGCCAGATGTCCTTCATCACAACATCCACATTTGTGCCAAAGTTATGAACACTTCTTGTGTATCCCTGTAATTCCATGGACCGCATAATAAATGGGCTGAAGACACACACGTCGACATCTGTACTTGTCACAGTCTCTAGATTTGTTCTAGTAATTAGGAATCCCCCAATTACAGTGTCAACTAGCCAGTTTTGATTCAGAAGAGACTGAAAATGGGCCTTGTAATGTGGTTGCTATGACTCCCCTGCCTTGACACCGATGACGCTGCCTCGCGTCGGAGCCCCATTGAAGTTCTcgaagctaatctaaaaaaaagtaacataagcattgagacctgggaagccttggcccatgagtgccccaattggaggtcagccattatcaaaggtgctatggactttgaagaaccaCGAGTATAGGGcgaagggacaaatgagctaagcagaaggcacatcaagcaaatcctcatcgtgaccatcttccatctggaaaccgatgtcctcactgtgggaggctgtgtggatccagaattggcctctacagtcacttacggacagaccgctaaagaccttatcttggaagacaattttactgggccatgagtgatcgccaacgaatgaatgaatgaagaagcGGGGCAGCATGCTCCCACAGTCAGAAGCAGCAGCTCTCACCCCTGCTTCTTTGTCTCCCCCCGAACTGTTAGGCAGGCTCCAGACCTGCTCCCGCCCTATCAGATCTTCCCCAATCACCGAAGtgccccctgtgatgttcctgtattagtgtatatatggcaAGCGCTGTTtggataggagatacatggtaagtggaatgaaagaggggggagtgaatgggcagtagaatgctggatgattggctgagtgttgagaatggctgacagtataaatggaaggatgacagttaaatctgggtggacgttagtgggttgtttgagagggtggacgttggtgggttgttttggtgcatttttgagaggagattgtgtggagagttggtggatgtgaggagagtgtggagttcggattaatactaagacaagtatcatagcaatagaagaaaccatatgcttatgtgcctttataaagtaatcttgttatctttgttatttaataaatactatatttggtttaccaaaggcctgatccttggctggggtttcacagaccagaagggagggtaaggtaaataccaaggctgaagggtaacaaatggtggcagcggtgaagggaataatataacaccacaagtattcagagcaaaccagaattatctgcattgatacaaagggagtgggacagcttaagcacgcagtcacagaggtaacctgattgagagagactcaggcagagtctctggggatactggttataggatgtgactggtggtgctgcctagcaggtggatctattgagatctgtgctaaagcggagagagaaacaataaaaaaggacagtccggactggtggagtccctggtggtgcctagtgacaggcagtagacacaagcaggtaggaacctgacagggagagccagggaagggcgtcacatgtggtggcagtagcggtgggatccgaacaaaggagaatatgtcacaggtgttggctgtagcggtggcatgaatactagagaatccctaacagtggtggggcaaacagaaataacaaatcaagattacttgtgagagtgactggcaaagagtgtgtggcaaagagtgagtgaactccaacatcatggctgaatacataaagatgaaaagagaggagctggtggagaagtgcataacattcaatttacctcacgagggtaaaggggtagatgaattgagggtagcactaataggatttacaactgcccagcaaaaacaacctgtcagggaagagaccccagaaggatactcaagcaatcccacttatatagagtatttgagagaaaagttgagatgggaggctgaggagaaagacaaagagagggagttggaatttgagagaatgagagtggatgaggaattacaggtggaaaaattaaaatttgaaagagagaagtttcattctgatgaaacaagaaaggacagaaatgaaactaaaataaaggtgacaccaaaagattttgcagtgtttgagcctggacaggatccacaaatttacctcagtacttttgaaaaggcagctcaattgtgggggctaccagaggataaatatatgcaatatttatcaaacctgatcaaaggggaattggctgaggtataccaatatttcccctcagacaagcccgtcacatatgctgagtttaaagaggcagtatacaaaagattcagactgggacctgactattttagaaagttattccgaaactgtcagatccaagcagggaggtcttttgttgaactgggagcaaagttgatggatatatttggaaagtggatgagtagtgccaaagctcagtcagtggaagaggtgaaaagcctcatgatactggatcaattattccatcagttaccaccagaaataaggctccttgtcaaagaccgttcccctacatcggtgcaggaggccacagagatggtggatcactttgcctccaacagaactggctgggtggggaaaacatcaagggagtttaaacccagaccatataatggtggcagaaaggatgtggtatcacagcgagtgagtcctccagtaaaatctgaagagcacaggacaccccagagtggatctgtgtaccctaaaacagaggagaaattatgctatgaatgtggtagaccggggcacctacggtttcaatgtgaggttgccaaccccattagtaatcctgctcaggcaagggcagtaaaaatagaaccaaaagatccaaccacaaaaaaggttcagttctgccagataaactggacagaagtaacagaccttgattcaagtctgagagaggaagtgagtgtacaaggggcaaattattgggcattgcttgatactggtgccgctcagacgttactgaaaccagatttaataaaatctgaggaaatattaccacaggaaactgtgactattcaaggagtgaggggtagaccagaaagcttgcctatggccctagtgaaaatggagtggagaggcagagagggcagatataaagtaggtattaatgcccaacaacaagaaccagtgatactgggaagagatgttatgggggcacaagggaaaatatatgtggtgaccagacagcaacttggcaaagaaacggaagccatgttaacacaggctgaaggaaacagggtggaatctgtttgcgagcctcaggtcaccatagcaacccttggcaggcctgctgaaggagacaaactgtatcaaatggtctctggggaagagacagagcatttcagagaagaactgaataaggataccagtttgaagcagataaaggagcaagccctgacccaacagattcctttcactgacaaactgaggaatcaagttgtttgtgagaatgggattttatatagactgtggatgcctgctgagagaaaggatgaatgtgaaccagtgaagcaattaatagtacctagcaaatacagaaccagattgctagaggtagcccacgatgtcccatgtgcaggacatctgggaataaaaaagaccaagaggagattggctgcacactattattggccaaacatctccaaagatgtaaaacaacattgtctatcttgtggtatatgccaaaaggtggggaaaagtggagtaaagactaaggcacccttaaagccccttcctataactggacaacccttttatagagtgggaatagatttggtgggccctttttccaaacccacaaggcatggcaagaaatatctagtggtggtggtggattttgcccccaggtacccagacgcagaaacactgagatctgtagaagcccctgtagtggcagaggctttattaaaaatctttatgaggctgggtttccctcatgaagtgctgacggatcaaggcagtgtattcatgggagaagtgatgcaatgtatgtggaaatgttgtggtctaaaacatctaaagaccactacttaccatcccgccactaatgggctaactgagagattcaatggagttttgaagggcatgataagctatgttcaagatcacccacaagactgggatgaacgtttgggatgcttcttatttgcatacagagaagtccctcaggagtcaacaggcttctcaccctttgaactcatgttcactagaaaagtgaggggacctttggaactgttaaaaaattcatgggaaggaaccctgggagagtacgaaacatctgtagtagattttgtattggaattccgcaataaattaacatcaatgatggaagtagtgaaagagaatttgagtcaagcacaggagaagcaaagttactggtatgacagaacagccagggaacgtgtgtatgatgtgggagatatggttatggcgttcatacccaggaaacatgacaaattacaggctaactgggaaggaccatataccatcagagaaaggcttgacacagtgacgtatgtaattaccacagaccaattaaacaaaagcaaagtggttcatgtaaatatgttaaagccttaccataccagggatgcaaaggtgttgcaagttaccttattccctgagggaagtgggcctgaacttccagatttggtacaggaaagcaaagacaaaggaggggtagatcaattggaatggtcagaggaggtgaaggaggaagtaaaagaagagattctgagagttttgaaaaactatgggaatctctttagcaataaacctggccgaaccagtatagccagacattccattgatactggagatcatgccccaatcagatctatgccgtaccatgtgaatgggaaagttttgagtgagatcaaaaaggaggtcgaagatatgctggaactaggagtgatcagggaatctatcagtccctgggcctcaagtattgtcctggttctgaaaaaagatggaacgacaagattttgcattgattatcggctaatcaataaaattacggtcccagatgcatatcctatgcccagggtagacacaatgttagagttattgggggcagcaaccattatctctacgttagacctctgtaaaggattttggcaaatggaactagacgagcaatccagagccaaaactgccttcagtacaccggatgggttataataataataataataataataaaattttatttctaggccgcctatctggccgaattaacggccactctaggcggcgtacatagactaaaatataacatagagtaaaatataacatatgatacaaaacaaaaccccagtagtctatagacatcccgagcagcaggttcacacacacatacacacacacggtctctggccccttcagcagttgctgcttttgtagctggagagagacatatgagtttgtgaccttacccatgggactaaggaactcgccaagttcgtttcagaggctaatcaatactgtgttgcgaggcatgtcagattttgcagtggcctatatcgatgacatggccattattagcaagtcggtgcctgagcatgtccaacacctgaccacagtattagaggccttaagaaaagcaggcctcacactaaaagctaagaaatgccagtttggactaaaggaagtaatctatttaggacataaggtggggagtgggaaaatcacccccttatggagcaaggtggaggcaatacaagcgtggcctatccccttaaccaaaaagcaagttagggcatttctaggtgtggctggtttttatagaaagtttgtgaaagattttggggaaatcgcaacccccttgcatgaattgacaaagaaaaagtgttctgagcgtgtggtatggacggatgaatgtcagaaggcttttgatctgctgaagcaagccttgtgccaaggacccatattaatagcaccagactatgagcaaccattcatcgtgggtACAGATGTGTCAGACCTCGCACTGGGAGTCGTCttactgcaggagagagaaggcaccagacatccagtggcatatctgagtcgcaagctgacgccgagggagaaaaactatttgtcggtccaaaaggagtgcctagcggtcgtgtggggactgaataagttgcgcccatacgtgtggggacaaagattcacggtaacaacggatcatcgagccttgttatggttacagactatgaaaaaccataatactatgctgcagaggtggtcctgggccctacaagattatcaagtggacttccagttcatcaaaggcaaggacaatgtattggccgatggactgtcaaggcaggtggctgggactgcagtgacgttaCCCAGAaggaggaacaaaaaagacattttcccgatagagacttgttatattgttaacgcgacgtataaatcctggaacaggaataatactctgccgttattttaaaggggggggaatgtgatattcctgtattagtgtatatatggtaagtgctgtttggataggagatacatggtaagtggaatgaaagaggaggggggagtgaatgggcagtagaatgctggatgattggctgagtgttgagaatggctgacagtataaatggaaggatgacagttaaatctgggtggacgttagtgggttgtttgagagggtggacgttggtgggttgttttggtgggtttttgagaggagattgtgtggagagttggtggatgtgaggagagtgtggagttcggattaatactaagacaagtatcataacaatagaagaaaccatatgcttatgtgcctttataaagtaatcttgttatctttgttatttaataaatactatatttggtttaccaaaggcctgatccttggctggggtttcacagaccagaagggagggtaaggtaaataccaaggctgaagggtaacaaatggtggcagcggtgaagagaataacaccacaagtattcagagcaaaccaggattatctgcattgatacaaagggattggggacagcttaagcactcagtcacagaagtaatctgatagagagactcaggcagagtctctgggaatactggttataggacgtgactggtggtgctgcctagcagggggatctgttgagatctgtgctagagcggggagagaaacaataaaaaggacagtccggactggtggaatccctggtggtgcctagtgacaggcagtagccacgagcaggtaggaacctgacagggagagccagggaagggcgtcacacacccCCATTCGCTTGGGGTCAGGGGTCTGCCTGCCTAACTTAGGGCTGCCTGCACGGACTGGCAGCAATGGCGGCCCAGGGTCTGCGACAGAGAGGGACCCTCCTTCCCAGAGATGCAGGAGGGGGCTCTGAAGCAGGGGCCCTTTGCATGTAGAGCAGATGCTGCCGTCACTGAGCGAGGGCCCTGCAGGCTCTCATTCCTGCCCAACGTACCTGGCCCTCTCTGGGCTGTCCCACCCGTTCCTCCAGACCTCCACAGTGCGCTAAAAGTGTGGAGTGTCATTTACCAAGGGCAACACTCCTgacccccacccacccagccTTATTCCCAGCCATCAACTAGAGGCTTAGAGCCCCCCTTTACTTAGGAGCTGCCCTGAAACAGAGAGAGTACCTTTTGTTCCTGTTTCAGTCCTGGAAGGAACCTCAAAGGTCATCCAGTTgttgaaggaaaaactttccagaccaaagattgtgctccaaaggacagaggtttattgatcaataatACAGATATGCCAGTGGCGCCAGTGGGAGAGGAAGTTCTCTCGAACTTCAGTCTGCCAGTGGCGCCAGTGGGAGAGGAAGTTCTCTCGAACTTCAGTCTGCCAATGCCAGGTGATACAGAGCTTTTTATAATAATCAATACGTCATACATACATTGGACCCTGTGACCCCTTTGTGCCAATCCCCACCCTGGTATCCTCCTCTTAGGGTGGACTCTTGGCACATGTCACTCCCTCCCATCCATGTGTATCGAGAAAATAACTACTTTCCACATTCTTGACCCATATTTTGACATCCCACATGGTACAACAGAAGATGCTAGAATCAGTTCTAGAAAGCTTCAAACCAAACTCAATATATAATTATAAGAGTTGCTTCTTCTACAACAGACATTATTTGTGTGCCAGTTCCTTTTCTTAGTACAATCTTACCATGGCATTGGATCCAGGAAGCGCCAACCACAAACCCTTGCTTGCTTAACAAATTAATACGACTGCATCTAAGTAAACAGGCTTCCTCTTTAGACAGAAACCCACAGCAAAGAAAAGGTATCTTTTCTCACAGTAATCCTAACATTTTTCTTCACAGCAAACCCGTTTGTAAGAAGGCAGAAAGAACTTGACGAAAGGAAAATCATGATCAGAAATCTCAGTTCACACAGTCCAACCCCCACAAAGTGCTGGGAATCTGCTGCGGTGGGGGGGAGGGATCCAGCCTCCACCTAAAATCCTGTAAACAAAGGGAACCCACCCGTGTCTGAGGCAGTCTCTGTTCCCTCCAGGCATtgagccagcctaaaagttcaaGGGGCCACAAAGAAGAGGAGCCAGATCTTCTCCTGTAATAAATTCAATTCTTCATTTTTTGGGAAAATATTTAAGGAGGCCTGAAAATTCAAAGGGTTCATCTTGATCTATCACTGGGGAAGCCTTGAAGTTCCCTGGAACTCTCCTGCGGGTTGGCAGTGAAGccaaaggggtggggggaaagccaGGCCAGATGCTGTTGCCCCTCCAAATCTGCGGGGAGGTATTTGTGCAGAATGGCCTTTGCTGGAACTGGAGTGTGTCCTGTGAGGGGAACTTGGGGCTGGGGGGTTCCAAACCAGACTCACCTGCTGCTTCTCACTCTGGCCTATGTTGTCACAAGCCACTCTCTCTGTGCGACAGCATCCCCTCTCCAATATTGATTTCTTTTTACATTAATACCCCTCACTTTCCTCCCCAGAGCTCAAGGGGGTGTACATgggtctgcccctcccccattttgtcatcacaacaacactgtgaggtaggttaggctgagagagggtgACTGGCCCTCCAGACCACTTAGTGTGGGGGATTTGAACCGAGGattcccaggtcacagttcagctccctaaccactatgccacactgtctCCACGTGGAGGGAATGGAGTGTAGGTTGATTTTCTTAAGTGGTTCAAAACTAACATGTAAAATAAGACCTGAGTTAGAAAGAGCTTTCCTCTAAATATCAACATGCCCAAAGTCACAGAGCAAGATGTAAGAAGCCTAGAGATGAATGTATCAGGAGAAGAAATAAGGAACACAGTTCAGGCACTGGGAAATAAAAAAAAGCTCCTGGTCCAGATAGATTAATGAGGGAATTCTAAAATATTTGCAGAAATATTAACACCGCACTACTTAATAATGATAATGGATCTATTCAGCAAAGAAAATGACCAGCATCACGATCAGAAGCTATCATCAAAGTTATACCAAAACTAGATAAAGACTCTAGCTTGCCTGAGTCATATCAGCCAATGTCGCTTTTGAATCAAGATGCAAACATTTGGACTTCCATTATAGCAAAAGTGCTTAATGTAATACTAAATTACATTAAACCAGACCAAACAAGATTCAAAACAGGAAATTACAGCATAGTGTCAAAAAACTAGTTGATTACATAGAATTAAGTCAAACGTCGAAttaaggaagcacattagaagactcttctcagtggctcacactcTCCTTccatgccgattggctcataggatgctgaaaacataggggccctgctgggatcctactcccccaaaagtaaggggtctaagacccccaagtccctggatgactacacccctgctttttTTCATACCCCTCCCCTCAAGGTTTCTGTAACATGATGTTTTTGTAACACAACTTGCATCAGAGAAATCAGCATTCTTTTACAGTGTTTTGTAGTTTGGTTACCTTGATATTTATTGCTCTGTTGGCAAGTGCTTATTGTAGGCAAATATAAAAAccgtaatttattttttttatataaaaagaaaaagcttttctctctcccctccagtcCAGGATTGCTCCCTGGATCCCGATGGGCTGTTCTCACTTGCTGAAAAAGAAGCTTTTTGGGAGGCAAAGGGCCTGGCCCCGTGGGCCTCTGCCTTGCCAGAGAGGACAACAGGAGACTGGTGGCAGGCAGTGGCGGTGGGGGGGTTatggcagggtgtgtgtgggtggggtAAGGTGTCCCCCCGTGGAAGGACCCTCCTCTCCTCATCCCCCGCAGAgcatttcctcccagcaggagcccaggctgcaaataaaagcactaaaaacactttaacacagcataaagcagaatttaaaaacatctattttatttttaaaaaggtttaaaaacacatgaaaaagccattccagcacagatgcagactgggataggtctctacttaaaaggcttgttgaaagaggaaggtcttcaataggtgccgaaaagataacagagatggcacctggctaatacttaaggggagggaactccacagagtaggtgccaccacaccaaaggtccatttcctatgttgtgcagaacggacctcctgatgagatggtatctgcaggaggccctcacctgcagagtgcagtggtcgactgggtatataaggggtaagacggtctttcaggtatcctggtcccaagctgtatagggctttgaacaccaagactagaaccttgaacttgggctggtagcaaatgggcagccagtgcaattctttcagcagcagcaggggtgacatgttggagatatgTGGCTACAGAATCAACCTCTTGCATCACTTGGGTCTTCTTTCCTGGGCGATGTGAATAGGATGCCTCAGGCTGTGAAAGCCACTCTGCTGAGTCAGACGTGATGGGCTCTCGGCCCACATTCTGGCATTTGAATCTAGGCCCAGTCGAAGGTGCTAGTTTTAGCCTGCAAAGTCTTCACGGCTGGGGATTTGCTGAAGGCACACTTTTCACCCTTTCCTTTGAGCCCTGAGAGAGATGTGTTTAGAACCCAGACTATTAACTGATTTCAAAGTTGTATTTTTCAATTGCTGTAACCCATGGCTGGATTAAGGTGGTTGGGGGCCCTGGTACAGTTCCCCAGATAGGGGCCCCATTTTCCCCACAAAAGGAAGTGTGTGGGATAAGGTACCAGAAAATATGTCTTGAGGTGTATGAAagactaacatatttattattacagAAACTTTCACAGAATacaaaaaatactctgagcaagtgcagtttcacaactctcagcaaaacacaaacaaaatattttagcaaacattaaacacaaagaaaatactctgagcatgtgccgttttttattttaaagtcgCTTCTCATTGTTTTTTCTCACTTCCCAACTTGGGACAGTCAccaattctcagcctaacctatcttgcATGGCTGGTGTGAAGATATACAAGGAGGCATAAAATAGGTCCGAAGGGGAACTTAGTGCTTGTGTCAGAGGCATCTCATTTTACCTTTTTcaacactccaagcatttataaggtttgccccgtgtgtgacatctttgatgcgaagtaaggtagcTACTCtcactgaacctctttccacactccaagcattgataaggtttgtctcctgtgtgacatctttgatgcgaagtaagggtgctactgtgactgaagctctttccacactcaaagcatttataaggtttgtcccctgtgtgagttctgtgatgcaaagtaagctggctactctgactgaaggactttccacactcaaaacatttataaggtttgtctcctgtgtgagttcgttgatgcgaagtaagattacaactgtgactgaagctctttccacactcaaagcatgtataaggtttgtctcctgtgtgacatctttgatgcgaagtaagggagctactccgactgaagctctttccacactcaaagcatgtataaggtttgtcccctgtgtgagttctgtgatgcaaagtaagggtgctactctgactgaaggactttccacactccaagcatttacaaggtttgtctcctgtgtgagttctttgatgcgaagtaaggtggctactctcactgaagctctttccacactccaagcatttataaggtttgtctcctgtgtgagttctttgatgcgaagtaagattactactgtgactgaagctctttccacactcaaagcatgtataaggtttgtcccctgtgtgacatctttgatgcgaaATAAGGgagctactccgactgaagctctttccacactcaaagcatgtataaggtttgtcccctgtgtgagttctgtgatgcaaagtaagggtgctactctgactgaaggactttccacactccaagcatttacaaggtttgtctcctgtgtgagttctttgatgcgaagtaagggtgccactctcactgaagctctttccacactccaagcatttataaggtttgtctcctgtgtgagttctttgatgcgaagtaagattACTACtgtaactgaagctctttccacactcaaagcatgtataaggtttgtcccctgtgtgacatctttgatgtgaagtaagggtgtcactccgactgaagctctttccacactcaaagcatgtataa is from Rhineura floridana isolate rRhiFlo1 chromosome 3, rRhiFlo1.hap2, whole genome shotgun sequence and encodes:
- the LOC133381757 gene encoding zinc finger protein 135-like, giving the protein MEQRVKERQTHTGDKPYTCLECGKSFSQSSTLTSHQRTHTGEKPYKCLECGKTFSQSSTLTLHHRTHTGDKPYTCFECGKSFSRSDTLTSHQRCHTGDKPYTCFECGKSFSYSSNLTSHQRTHTGDKPYKCLECGKSFSESGTLTSHQRTHTGDKPCKCLECGKSFSQSSTLTLHHRTHTGDKPYTCFECGKSFSRSSSLISHQRCHTGDKPYTCFECGKSFSHSSNLTSHQRTHTGDKPYKCLECGKSFSESSHLTSHQRTHTGDKPCKCLECGKSFSQSSTLTLHHRTHTGDKPYTCFECGKSFSRSSSLTSHQRCHTGDKPYTCFECGKSFSHSCNLTSHQRTHTGDKPYKCFECGKSFSQSSQLTLHHRTHTGDKPYKCFECGKSFSHSSTLTSHQRCHTGDKPYQCLECGKRFSESSYLTSHQRCHTRGKPYKCLEC